The genomic region GCAGCCTGCTGGAGCGTTTTTTCACCAGCAAGGGCTATCGTGCCCGCGCGGTGGCCAACACCGAGCAAATGGATCGTCTGCTGTCCCGTGAAGTGTTCAATCTGGTGGTGCTCGACCTCATGCTGCCGGGTGAAGACGGCTTGACGGCCTGCCGTCGCCTGCGTGCGGCGAACAACCAGGTGCCGATCATCATGCTCACCGCCAAGGGCGACGAACTGAGCCGGATCAAGGGCCTGGAACTGGGCGCCGACGACTACCTGGCCAAGCCGTTCAACCCCGACGAACTGATGGCGCGGGTCAAGGCCGTGCTGCGGCGCCAGTCTGCGCCGGTTCCGGGCGCCCCGGGCAGCGAGGACGAGAGCGTCACCTTCGGCGACTACGAGTTGTCCCTGGCCACCCGCGAGCTCAAGCGCGGTGAAGAAGTGCACATGCTCACCACCGGCGAATTCGCCGTGCTCAAGGCTCTGGTGATGCACGCCCGTGAACCGCTGACCCGCGACAAGCTGATGAACCTGGCCCGTGGTCGCGAGTGGGATGCGTTGGAGCGTTCCATCGACGTGCAGATCTCCCGTCTGCGTCGCATGATCGAGCCCGATCCTTCCAAACCGCGCTACATCCAGACCGTCTGGGGTGTAGGTTACGTATTCGTGCCGGATGGCGCCGCGACCAAGTGATCGGTGATTTGTAGGAGCGAGTTGTCCGGGTGTGCGAAAGCCGCCCGGACAAGTCGCGATCCGCAATTGTGCGAGCCCGTCCGCTCGCTCCTGCAAAGTATGTAGCGGCCGTATTTATGAAAACCCCTCTCTGGTTTCCCCAAAGCTTTTTCTCGCGCACCCTCTGGCTGGTGCTCATCGTGGTGTTGTTCTCCAAGGCGCTGACCTTGGTCTACCTGCTGATGAACGAGGACGTCCTGGTGGACCGCCAGTACAGCCATGGCGTGGCCCTGACCCTGCGTGCCTACTGGGCCGCGGACGAGAGCGACCGCGACAAGATCGCCGACGCGGCGGGACTGATCCGCGTGGTCAGCGGCGGCGTGCCCGAAGGCGAGCAACACTGGCCGTACAGTGAGATCTACCAACGCCAGATGCAGGCCGAACTGGGTGCCGACACCGAGGTCCGTCTGCGCATGCATGCACCTCCGGCCCTCTGGGTGCGCGCGCCGAGCCTGGGGGCGGGTTGGCTGAAGGTGCCGCTGTACCCGCATCCGTTGCGTGGGCAGAAGATCTGGAGCGTGCTGGGCTGGTTCCTGGCTATCGGGTTGCTGTCGACGGCATCGGCCTGGATTTTCGTCAGCCAGCTCAACCAACCGTTGAAACGCCTGGTCTTCGCCGCCCGGCAACTGGGCCAGGGCCGCAGCGTGCGCCTGCCGATCAGCGATACCCCGAGTGAAATGACCGAGGTATACAGCGCCTTCAACCAGATGGCCGAAGATGTCGAGCAGGCCGGCCGCGAGCGTGAGCTGATGTTGGCCGGGGTTTCCCACGACCTGCGCACGCCGTTGACCCGTCTGCGTCTGTCCCTCGAATTGATGGGCGATCACAGCGACCTCAGCGAGGACATGGTGCGGGACATCGAGGACATGGATGCCATTCTCGACCAGTTCCTCGCCTTCATCCGCGATGGGCGCGACGAATCGGTGGAGCCGGTGGACCTCAGCGATCTGGTGCGCGAGGTGGTGGCGCCCTACAACCAGAACGAACAGCGGGTGCAGATGCGCCTGCAGCCGATCCAGCCGTTCCCCTTGCGCCGGGTGTCAATGAAGCGCCTGCTGAACAACCTGATCGGCAACGCCCTCAACCACGCCGGGGAGGCGGTGGAAGTGGCCGCCTACGTGTCGGGCGACACCAACGCACCTTATGTGGTGCTGAGCGTCATGGACCGTGGTGCGGGTATCGACCCGGCTGAACTGGAAGGCATCTTCAACCCGTTCACCCGGGGCGACAAGGCGCGCGGCGGCAAGGGCACCGGACTGGGCCTGGCGATCGTCAAGCGGATCGCCTCGATGCACGGTGGCAACGTCGAGTTGCGCAACCGCTCCGGTGGTGGCCTGGAGGCACGGGTTCGGTTGCCGTTGGGGCTGATGCTACCGCGCGACGCGGTCTAGAGCCGCGTCGGCTGGCGGTCGGGGTTTTCAGCCCTTGCCCTTGGTCCGGGTCATGTTCGGCCCGCCATTCTTCTCGATGTGCTGGATGATCATCCCCGCGACGTCCTTGCCGGTGGTGGTTTCGATCCCTTCCAGGCCTGGCGACGAGTTCACTTCCATCACCAGCGGGCCATGATTGGAACGCAGGATGTCCACCCCGGCCACGCTGAGGCCCATCACCTTGGCGGCGCTGAGGGCGGTCATGCGTTCTTCCGGGGTGATCTTGATCAGACTGGCGCTGCCACCGCGATGCAGGTTGGAGCGGAACTCTCCGGGCCGGGCCTGGCGTTTCATGGCCGCGATCACCTTGTCGCCGACCACGAAGCAGCGGATATCGGCGCCGCCGGCTTCCTTGATGTATTCCTGGACCATGATGTCTTGCTTGAGGCCCATGAACGCCTCGATCACCGACTCGGCCGCCGTTGCGGTCTCGCACAGCACCACGCCGATACCTTGGGTGCCTTCCAGCACCTTGATCACCAATGGGGCGCCGTTGACCATCTCGATCAGGTCGGGAATGTCGTCCGGCGAGTGGGCGAAACCGGTGACCGGCAGGCCGATGCCCCGGCGTGATAGCAGTTGCAGCGAGCGCAGCTTGTCCCGCGAGCGGGCGATCGCCACCGATTCGTTGAGGGGAAAGACGCCCATCATCTCGAACTGGCGCAATACCGCGCAGCCATAGAAGGTCACCGAAGCGCCGATTCGCGGGATGACCGCGTCGAAGCCTTCCAGCGGTTTGCCGCGATAGTGGATCTGCGGCTTATGACTGGCGATGTTCATATAGGCGCGCAGGGTGTCGACCACCACCATTTCATGGCCACGTGCTACGCCGGCTTCGACCAGGCGACGAGTGGAATACAGACGCGGATTACGCGACAGCACGGCGATCTTCATGCAACACCTGTGGCAGAGGTAGTAGTAACCGGGAACACCGGCTTTTCTTGAACGTATTTGCTCCCCGGGTTGACCACCAGTTGGCCATCGACCAGGGCTTTGGAACCGAGCAACAGGCGATAACGCATGGCCTTGCGACAGGCGAGCGTGAACTGCACCTGCCAGACCCGGTCACCCAGGGCCAGAGTGGTGGCGATCACATAGCGGACCTGGGCATGGCCGTTGGAACTCTTGATGGTTTTCATCGCCAGCAACGGGGCTTCGCAGCGTCGATGGCGCAACTGCACCACCGTGCCGAGGTGGGCGGTGAAGCGGACCCACTTCGCCCCATCGCGCTCGAACGGTTCGATATCGGTGGCGTGCAGGCTGGAGGTGCTGGCACCGGTGTCGATCTTCGCCCGCAGGCCGGCGACTCCCAGATCCGGGAGCGCAACCCACTCGCGCAGACCCACAACAGTCAAATGGTCAAATGTCTTCAAAATGCTCAACCGGTGAAAAAACTGCTCAGGCCGCCAGGCAGCGGTCATGGCGATATTCACGCAGAATAATCGGTAAATGGCGACAGATATCTGTGCGACTTGTTTTCAGGCCGTGAACCTATCACTGGGTTGCCCATATTCTAGACTGGACGGGGAAATTCAGCTTCGACGGCAACGGTAGTACAGTTCAGCAATATTTCAGTTTGAGGAATCCCCGTGGCACAAAAAACGGAAGAGGATGACAAGGTTCGGCTCGACAAATGGTTGTGGGCGGCACGCTTCTACAAAACCCGCGCCTTGGCCAAGACGGCGATCGAAAGCGGCAAGGTGCACTGCCGGGGGGAGCGTTGCAAACCGTCGAAAGAGCCCCGGGTCGGCGACGAACTGCTGATCCGTACCGGTTTCGATGAGCGTACCGTGGTGGTTCAGGCACTGTCGGTCGTACGCCGTGGGGCACCGCAAGCGCAGGAGCTCTATGCCGAGACCGCCGCCAGCATTGCCAAGCGTGAGGCCCAGGCGGCACAGCGCAAGGCCGGCGCACTGGGCCTGACCACCGATGGCAAACCGACCAAGAAGCAACGCCGTGACCTGTTCAAATTCCGCGACGCAGGTGCCGAATAATCCTGTCTATCCTTGACTGACAGCCATTCGCCCCCATGTTGCGTGGTCAGAACCGCGATTTGTTCATAAAATGCTCAGATTCTCTGAGTCGAACACCTTTATTACTACTTCCAGAATCGAAACCTATGTCAGATCTACCAGACACCGATTACTCCCAACGCTTCATCTTCGATGACAGCGACACGCGTGGCGAACTGGTGTCGCTGGAACGCAGCTACGCTGAAGTCCTGGCCAAGCATCCCTATCCACAGCCGGTCGCCCAATTGCTCGGCGAACTGATGGCCGCCGCCGCGCTGCTGGTCGGCACCTTGAAGTTCGACGGCCTGCTGATTCTTCAGGCCCGTTCCGAAGGCGCGGTGCCATTGCTGATGGTCGAGTGCTCCAGCGAGCGTGAGATCCGTGGTCTGGCCCGTTACGATGCCGAGCAGATCGCTCCTGGCGCAAGCCTGGCGGACCTGATGCCCAATGGCGTGCTGGCCCTGACTGTCGATCCGACCCAGGGGCAGCGCTACCAGGGGATCGTCGACCTTGACGGTGCCACCTTGTCGGAGTGCTTCACCAATTACTTCGTCATGTCCCAGCAGGTCGGCACCCGCTTCTGGCTCAATGCCGATGGCCAGCGGGCTCGCGGCCTGCTGCTGCAGCAACTGCCTGCCGACCGTATCAAGGATGAGGACGAGCGCGCCGCCAACTGGCAGCACATCACCGCCCTGGCCAGCACCCTGAAAGCCGAGGAACTGCTTGGCCTGGACAACGAAACCGTGTTGCACCGCCTCTACCACGAAGAAGCGCTGCGCCTGTTCGATCACCAGCCGCTAAGCTTCCATTGCAGTTGCTCGCGTGAGCGTTCGGGCAACGCGCTGGTCAGTTTGGGGCTGGAAGATGCCCAGCAACTGGTGGCCGAACGTGGCGGCGCAATCGAGATCGATTGCCAGTTCTGCAACCAGCGTTATCTGTTCGATGCGACCGATATTGCGCAATTGTTTGCCGGCGCAGGGGTCGAGACCCCGTCAGATACTCGTCACTAAAACGCTTCAGCGCAGGTAAATCCCCTGTCAAACGCCGGAAAATAGGCGTTCTGACAGGAGGGCCCTACTCTTTTTGGGCATTTCTGGCATAATCCGGCGCACTTTTTTCACGGTAGTAGTGCGCGACTTTCTACTACAAAACGTTTGGAGCACTCGGCCAGCGGCCGACGGGGAATTTCATGACGCAAGCAAAGAATGCCGTGTACACCGATCTGAGTGTCGATGATCTGGTCAAGGAAGCCCTGGCTCGTGGTGAAGGTGAACTCGCCGATACCGGCGCGCTGGTAGTACGCACCGGTCACCGCACCGGTCGTTCGCCGGTAGACCGTTTCATCGTGGAAGAGCCATCTACCCAGGACGCCATCGCCTGGGGCCCGATCAACCGCAAGTTCCCGGCCGACAAGTTCGATGCCCTGTGGGACCGCGTTGAAGCCTTCGTCGGCGAGCGCGAGCGTTTTGTCTCCCACGTGCATGTAGGCTCCGATCCCGCGCATTACCTGCCGGTGAAGATGACCACCGGTACCGCCTGGCACAACCTGTTCGGCCGTTGCCTGTTCATCAACCCGGAAGCTGGCCAGTACAACGCCGGTGGCAAGGGCGAGTGGCAGATCCTGAACGTTCCGGAGTTCGAGTGCGTGCCTGAGCGCGACGGCACCAACTCCGATGGCACCGTGATCCTCAACTTCGCGGCCAAGAAAGTCCTGATCGCCGGCATGCGTTACGCCGGTGAAATGAAGAAAGCCATGTTCTCGGTGCAGAACTTCCTGCTGCCGGCTGTCGACGTACTGCCGATGCACTGCGCGGCCAACATGGGCGAAGAGGGCGATGTGACCCTGTTCTTCGGCCTGTCGGGTACCGGCAAGACCACCCTGTCGGCTGACGAAAGCCGCTACCTGATCGGTGACGA from Pseudomonas asplenii harbors:
- the ompR gene encoding osmolarity response regulator transcription factor OmpR, whose translation is MSSTAQTAEGEKILIVDDDPGLSSLLERFFTSKGYRARAVANTEQMDRLLSREVFNLVVLDLMLPGEDGLTACRRLRAANNQVPIIMLTAKGDELSRIKGLELGADDYLAKPFNPDELMARVKAVLRRQSAPVPGAPGSEDESVTFGDYELSLATRELKRGEEVHMLTTGEFAVLKALVMHAREPLTRDKLMNLARGREWDALERSIDVQISRLRRMIEPDPSKPRYIQTVWGVGYVFVPDGAATK
- a CDS encoding ATP-binding protein, translated to MKTPLWFPQSFFSRTLWLVLIVVLFSKALTLVYLLMNEDVLVDRQYSHGVALTLRAYWAADESDRDKIADAAGLIRVVSGGVPEGEQHWPYSEIYQRQMQAELGADTEVRLRMHAPPALWVRAPSLGAGWLKVPLYPHPLRGQKIWSVLGWFLAIGLLSTASAWIFVSQLNQPLKRLVFAARQLGQGRSVRLPISDTPSEMTEVYSAFNQMAEDVEQAGRERELMLAGVSHDLRTPLTRLRLSLELMGDHSDLSEDMVRDIEDMDAILDQFLAFIRDGRDESVEPVDLSDLVREVVAPYNQNEQRVQMRLQPIQPFPLRRVSMKRLLNNLIGNALNHAGEAVEVAAYVSGDTNAPYVVLSVMDRGAGIDPAELEGIFNPFTRGDKARGGKGTGLGLAIVKRIASMHGGNVELRNRSGGGLEARVRLPLGLMLPRDAV
- the rimK gene encoding 30S ribosomal protein S6--L-glutamate ligase, with translation MKIAVLSRNPRLYSTRRLVEAGVARGHEMVVVDTLRAYMNIASHKPQIHYRGKPLEGFDAVIPRIGASVTFYGCAVLRQFEMMGVFPLNESVAIARSRDKLRSLQLLSRRGIGLPVTGFAHSPDDIPDLIEMVNGAPLVIKVLEGTQGIGVVLCETATAAESVIEAFMGLKQDIMVQEYIKEAGGADIRCFVVGDKVIAAMKRQARPGEFRSNLHRGGSASLIKITPEERMTALSAAKVMGLSVAGVDILRSNHGPLVMEVNSSPGLEGIETTTGKDVAGMIIQHIEKNGGPNMTRTKGKG
- the rimB gene encoding retropepsin-like aspartic endopeptidase RimB; amino-acid sequence: MKTFDHLTVVGLREWVALPDLGVAGLRAKIDTGASTSSLHATDIEPFERDGAKWVRFTAHLGTVVQLRHRRCEAPLLAMKTIKSSNGHAQVRYVIATTLALGDRVWQVQFTLACRKAMRYRLLLGSKALVDGQLVVNPGSKYVQEKPVFPVTTTSATGVA
- a CDS encoding RNA-binding S4 domain-containing protein; translated protein: MAQKTEEDDKVRLDKWLWAARFYKTRALAKTAIESGKVHCRGERCKPSKEPRVGDELLIRTGFDERTVVVQALSVVRRGAPQAQELYAETAASIAKREAQAAQRKAGALGLTTDGKPTKKQRRDLFKFRDAGAE
- the hslO gene encoding Hsp33 family molecular chaperone HslO produces the protein MSDLPDTDYSQRFIFDDSDTRGELVSLERSYAEVLAKHPYPQPVAQLLGELMAAAALLVGTLKFDGLLILQARSEGAVPLLMVECSSEREIRGLARYDAEQIAPGASLADLMPNGVLALTVDPTQGQRYQGIVDLDGATLSECFTNYFVMSQQVGTRFWLNADGQRARGLLLQQLPADRIKDEDERAANWQHITALASTLKAEELLGLDNETVLHRLYHEEALRLFDHQPLSFHCSCSRERSGNALVSLGLEDAQQLVAERGGAIEIDCQFCNQRYLFDATDIAQLFAGAGVETPSDTRH